The Candidatus Binataceae bacterium genome contains the following window.
TCGCGCAACGCAATTTTCTGACCCTATCGCACAGATCGCATCGGCTTTTCCAATCGCTTGACAGTTGACGGCGGCGCACTTTTCCCTCTATCACTCTGGTTCGCGTCTAATTCTGAAGGGAGAAAGGTTCCCGATGGCGCACGGAAAACCCGAAGCGTTTCGTATTGCAGTCTCCGATGAAGTGCTCGCCGATCTTCGCGATCGTCTCGCGCGGACCCGCTTTCCCGATGAAATTCCCGACACCGGGTGGGAATACGGCACCAACCTGGCCTACCTGCGGGAGCTTGTTGACTATTGGCGTACAAAATATGACTGGCGCGCGCAGGAAAAGGCGCTCAACCGGTTCGCGCACTTCCAGGCCAAGGTCGATGACTTCGGAGTCCATTTCATCCACGAGAAAGGCAAGGGGCCGAATCCCAAGCCGCTGCTGCTGATTCATGGATGGCCGGGATCGATCTACGAGTTCATGGAGATCATCCCGATGCTCACCGACCCGGCGGCGCACGGCGGCGACGCGAAGGACTCGTTCACCGTTATCGCCCCGTCGCTGCCGGGCTACGGATTCTCAGAGCACGCGAAAGCGCGCGCGATGAATATCCAGGCGATCGCCGAACTGTTCCACAAGCTGATGACCGCAGTGCTCGGCTACGATCGCTACGCGGTGCAGGGCGGAGACTGGGGCGCCGCGATTACGTCGCGAATCGGCGAGGTCCATCAGCCCCATCTCTACGGCATCCACATCAACATGATCGCGGTCGGCCCGGCCGAAGGCCGCAACGCTCCCGAGCTCACGCCCGAAGAAAAAGTGTTCCTCGGCAACGCCGAGAAATTTCGCACCCATGAAAGCGGCTACCAGTGGATCCAGGGCACCAAGCCGCAGACGCTCGCCTACGGGCTCAACGATTCGCCCGCGGGCCTCGCGGCGTGGATCGTCGAGAAGTTCCGCACCTGGAGCGATTGCAAAGGCCAGGTCGAGTCGAGCTTCACGAAGGATCAACTCCTGACCAACGTGATGATCTACTGGATCACGCAGACGGCGAATTCATCGACGCGGCTCTACTACGAGGCGCGGCATCATCCGTGGCGATTGAAGCCCGGCACACGAATCGAGACTCCGGTCGGCGTCGCGCTGTTCCCGGGCGAGCTGCTCCTACCGCCAAGGCATTGGGCTGAGCGCGCCTACAACGTGAAGCGCTGGACACAGATGCCAAAGGGCGGCCATTTCGCCGCGATGGAAGAGCCGGAGCTGCTGGCAGAAGACATCCGCGAGTT
Protein-coding sequences here:
- a CDS encoding epoxide hydrolase, encoding MAHGKPEAFRIAVSDEVLADLRDRLARTRFPDEIPDTGWEYGTNLAYLRELVDYWRTKYDWRAQEKALNRFAHFQAKVDDFGVHFIHEKGKGPNPKPLLLIHGWPGSIYEFMEIIPMLTDPAAHGGDAKDSFTVIAPSLPGYGFSEHAKARAMNIQAIAELFHKLMTAVLGYDRYAVQGGDWGAAITSRIGEVHQPHLYGIHINMIAVGPAEGRNAPELTPEEKVFLGNAEKFRTHESGYQWIQGTKPQTLAYGLNDSPAGLAAWIVEKFRTWSDCKGQVESSFTKDQLLTNVMIYWITQTANSSTRLYYEARHHPWRLKPGTRIETPVGVALFPGELLLPPRHWAERAYNVKRWTQMPKGGHFAAMEEPELLAEDIREFYRDLT